In Geminocystis sp. NIES-3709, a single genomic region encodes these proteins:
- a CDS encoding ATP-dependent 6-phosphofructokinase produces the protein MSKKKRIGILTSGGDCPGLNAIIRSVVKYANMRQWEIYGIPRGTDGFIDVVKGKLQVEDLKLHPHGYDVPGVLQGLDVLQFMSGSVLGSLSRGNPAEEDVTKDILEGYSRFGLDALIAIGGDGSLDIIYDLAKKGGWNLVVIPKTIDNDVAFTERSVGFDTARNTVTQALYDLTFTAASHERIMVVQVMGRDAGHLALHSGIAGGADCILVPELTPKLTDATIEGICKYIAKLRRDRRKFALVVIAEGVHGLNNQKDPYIAETLAELITDYSHRLCDGNNNYDGLDTIDTRATVLGHLQRCGVPSSFDRILATVFGIKALDLIEQECYNRLVVWQNGSVESKSLEQIMPMIKWCHQEKTCPAPVDPEGFMVRTALSLGIYLGESHYHPHAINE, from the coding sequence ATGAGTAAGAAAAAAAGAATCGGTATTTTAACCAGTGGCGGAGATTGCCCCGGTCTGAATGCTATTATTAGATCCGTAGTCAAATACGCTAATATGAGACAGTGGGAAATTTATGGAATTCCAAGAGGAACAGATGGATTTATTGATGTAGTGAAAGGAAAGTTACAAGTAGAAGATCTTAAACTACATCCTCATGGTTATGATGTACCCGGAGTCTTGCAAGGGTTAGATGTTCTCCAATTTATGAGTGGTAGTGTATTGGGATCTCTGAGTCGAGGTAATCCAGCAGAAGAAGATGTTACAAAAGATATTTTGGAGGGGTATAGTCGTTTTGGGTTAGATGCTTTAATTGCCATTGGTGGAGATGGTAGCTTAGATATTATCTATGATTTAGCGAAAAAAGGTGGTTGGAATTTAGTTGTTATTCCTAAAACCATTGATAATGACGTTGCTTTTACAGAACGATCGGTCGGTTTTGATACAGCTCGTAACACCGTAACCCAAGCCTTATACGATCTCACTTTTACTGCCGCTAGTCACGAACGTATTATGGTAGTTCAAGTTATGGGTAGAGATGCCGGACATTTAGCTTTACATTCGGGTATTGCAGGGGGTGCAGATTGTATTTTAGTTCCCGAATTAACTCCTAAATTGACAGATGCTACGATCGAAGGGATTTGTAAATATATCGCTAAATTAAGGAGAGATAGACGAAAATTTGCCTTAGTAGTTATAGCAGAAGGAGTACATGGATTAAATAATCAAAAAGATCCTTATATTGCGGAAACCTTAGCTGAGTTAATCACAGATTATAGTCATCGTCTTTGTGACGGTAATAATAATTATGATGGATTAGATACCATTGATACCCGTGCCACCGTCTTAGGACATTTACAACGTTGTGGAGTACCTAGTTCCTTCGATCGAATTTTAGCTACAGTATTTGGTATCAAAGCCTTAGATTTGATTGAACAAGAATGCTATAACCGTCTCGTCGTTTGGCAAAATGGCAGTGTAGAAAGTAAATCTCTTGAACAAATTATGCCGATGATTAAATGGTGTCATCAAGAAAAAACTTGTCCTGCACCTGTAGATCCTGAAGGTTTCATGGTCAGAACTGCTCTCTCACTAGGTATTTATTTGGGAGAATCTCATTATCATCCCCACGCTATTAATGAATGA